Proteins encoded in a region of the Salinicoccus sp. RF5 genome:
- a CDS encoding phosphoribosylanthranilate isomerase: protein MKIKICGIQSVEAARWAVEAGVDMIGLMFADSRRKIGVVEAREIVRAVGNEIGTVGVFVNEPVDEVRRIYKSVGLDFVQLHGDESRDYVDILEIPVIKAFSIRQTDIREMFRYSADYILIDSPPGRYRGGTGHTFDWSALDHPDVDQSRLILAGGINSGNIRQAYESVSPAYVDISSGVETDGVKDRKKIFELTEQMKGVHINGTDLHSAE, encoded by the coding sequence ATGAAGATCAAAATCTGCGGCATCCAGTCGGTGGAAGCGGCCCGCTGGGCAGTCGAGGCGGGGGTGGACATGATCGGCCTGATGTTCGCCGACAGCCGCCGGAAGATCGGTGTGGTAGAAGCGCGTGAAATCGTCCGGGCTGTTGGGAATGAAATAGGAACCGTCGGTGTCTTCGTCAATGAGCCGGTCGATGAAGTGAGGCGGATATACAAATCGGTCGGCCTGGACTTTGTACAGCTGCATGGGGACGAATCCCGGGACTACGTCGATATTCTGGAAATTCCAGTAATCAAGGCCTTCTCCATCCGCCAGACGGATATCCGGGAGATGTTCCGATACAGTGCAGACTATATACTGATCGACAGTCCGCCGGGCAGGTACCGGGGAGGCACGGGCCATACATTCGACTGGTCGGCCCTCGATCACCCGGACGTGGACCAGAGCCGCCTCATTCTCGCAGGCGGCATCAACAGCGGCAATATCCGCCAGGCATATGAATCCGTATCACCGGCATATGTAGACATCTCAAGCGGGGTGGAGACGGATGGTGTGAAAGACAGGAAGAAGATATTCGAATTGACTGAACAGATGAAAGGTGTGCATATAAATGGAACAGATCTACACTCAGCCGAATGA
- a CDS encoding TVP38/TMEM64 family protein, with protein MCVELEKLFEKLTTREGMESLFAEVEALGLIVGFLLAMAESLFAFLPLFAIVIININSYGFLLGFVASYSGTVIGSYLVFLLVRYLFRKPAQRYIEKHERLGRMLHFIDTKGFSFLLILLSLPFTPSFAVNVIAALSNMKKTVYLSILIAAKAIMILLMSVVGYDITSFFTSPLQLTVSIIFLVVLYFFSKWYQKYINRKLEK; from the coding sequence ATGTGTGTGGAATTGGAAAAGCTGTTTGAAAAATTGACCACCCGGGAAGGGATGGAGTCCCTGTTTGCAGAGGTAGAGGCGCTTGGCCTCATCGTGGGCTTCCTGCTTGCGATGGCCGAGTCGTTGTTTGCCTTCCTTCCCCTGTTCGCCATCGTCATCATCAACATCAATTCATATGGGTTCTTATTGGGTTTCGTGGCGAGCTACTCGGGCACGGTGATCGGAAGCTACCTTGTGTTCCTGCTCGTCCGATACCTCTTCAGGAAGCCGGCCCAAAGATACATCGAGAAGCATGAACGGCTTGGGAGGATGCTGCACTTCATCGACACGAAGGGTTTCTCCTTTCTGCTGATCCTTCTGTCCCTGCCGTTTACGCCGAGTTTTGCGGTCAATGTCATCGCGGCCTTATCCAACATGAAAAAGACTGTATATTTATCCATATTGATTGCAGCAAAAGCGATTATGATACTGCTGATGTCGGTCGTCGGATATGACATCACTTCATTCTTCACTTCACCGCTGCAGTTGACAGTGTCAATCATATTCCTTGTGGTACTCTATTTCTTTTCGAAATGGTACCAGAAATATATAAACCGCAAATTAGAGAAATAG
- the lepB gene encoding signal peptidase I produces the protein MKKEIGEWLVAILIAVVLIVLIRSFLFVSYTVDGLSMDPTFEDEDRVVVNKLMDNFGEYETGDVVVFNSEAGPAYVKRIIGTPGDTVTMEDKEVFVNGEPLEEDYVVHRTDSYMDNFTLQDLGVEGETIPEGQYLVLGDNRPLSRDSRDFGTVDESQIIGEVQLRFWPFNRIAVNFD, from the coding sequence GTGAAGAAGGAAATAGGTGAATGGCTTGTTGCGATCCTGATTGCCGTTGTGCTCATCGTCCTCATCCGGTCATTCCTTTTCGTCTCCTATACAGTGGACGGGCTCAGTATGGACCCGACATTCGAAGATGAGGACAGGGTGGTCGTAAACAAGCTCATGGACAATTTTGGGGAATATGAAACGGGCGATGTCGTCGTCTTCAATTCGGAGGCGGGGCCTGCCTACGTCAAGCGCATCATCGGTACGCCGGGGGATACGGTGACGATGGAGGATAAGGAGGTCTTTGTGAACGGTGAGCCGTTGGAAGAGGACTACGTTGTGCACAGGACCGATTCGTACATGGATAACTTTACGCTCCAGGACCTTGGGGTCGAAGGGGAGACCATACCGGAAGGGCAGTACCTCGTACTCGGGGACAACAGGCCGCTGAGCCGCGACAGCCGCGATTTCGGTACCGTCGATGAATCCCAGATCATCGGTGAGGTACAGCTCAGGTTCTGGCCATTCAATAGGATTGCAGTAAATTTTGATTAG
- a CDS encoding glucose-6-phosphate isomerase, whose product MTHIKFDYSNASPFMSEEEMSGLAPFVSSAHEMIHKGTGAGSDFLGWVDLPENYDREEFSRIQQSADKIRSDSDVLVVIGIGGSYLGAKAAVEMLTPTFGQDGPEILFAGHQLSSHYMNELKDHLKDKDFSINVISKSGTTTEPAIAFRVFKKLLEEKYDNPAERIYVTTDKEKGALNTLGREKGYEMFVVPDNVGGRYSVLTAVGLLPIAAAGIDIGKMMEGARSAMGDLSEASLERNPAYQYAVVRNALYNKGYDVEMLINYEARLSYFGEWWKQLFGESEGKDNKGILPHSANFTTDLHSLGQYIQEGRRMLMETIINVETPESDVVIEAEEQDLDGLNYLEGMTVDEVNHQAMQGTVLAHVDGGVPNMIVNVPKLDAYTFGYMVYFFEIACAMSGYLLGVNPFNQPGVEAYKQNMFALLGKSGFEDLRKQLNDRLG is encoded by the coding sequence ATGACACATATTAAATTCGATTATTCAAATGCATCACCATTCATGAGTGAAGAAGAGATGTCAGGCTTGGCGCCTTTCGTTTCAAGTGCACATGAAATGATCCACAAGGGCACAGGCGCCGGCAGTGATTTCCTGGGCTGGGTGGACCTTCCCGAAAATTATGACAGGGAAGAGTTCTCACGCATCCAGCAGTCTGCAGATAAGATCCGTTCGGACTCCGATGTGCTCGTCGTCATCGGTATCGGCGGATCCTACCTCGGTGCGAAGGCGGCGGTTGAAATGCTGACGCCGACTTTCGGCCAGGACGGCCCCGAGATCCTGTTCGCCGGACATCAGCTGTCGAGCCATTATATGAATGAGCTCAAGGACCATCTGAAGGATAAGGACTTTTCAATCAACGTCATCAGCAAGTCCGGCACGACGACCGAACCTGCGATAGCGTTCCGCGTCTTCAAGAAACTGCTCGAGGAGAAATACGACAATCCGGCAGAGCGCATCTATGTCACGACCGACAAGGAGAAGGGTGCACTCAATACGCTCGGACGTGAAAAGGGATATGAAATGTTCGTCGTACCTGATAACGTCGGCGGCAGATATTCTGTCCTGACCGCAGTGGGACTGCTGCCGATTGCAGCCGCAGGCATCGACATCGGAAAGATGATGGAAGGTGCACGGTCCGCAATGGGCGACCTCTCGGAGGCATCGCTTGAAAGGAATCCGGCCTACCAGTATGCAGTGGTGCGCAATGCCCTCTACAACAAGGGATACGATGTGGAGATGCTGATCAACTATGAGGCGCGCCTCTCCTACTTCGGGGAGTGGTGGAAGCAGCTGTTCGGTGAAAGTGAAGGCAAGGACAACAAGGGCATCCTGCCGCATAGCGCAAACTTCACTACAGACCTCCATTCGCTCGGCCAGTATATCCAGGAAGGCCGCCGCATGCTGATGGAGACCATCATCAATGTCGAGACGCCTGAAAGCGATGTGGTGATCGAGGCCGAGGAACAGGATCTCGACGGCCTGAACTACCTCGAAGGCATGACGGTGGACGAAGTGAATCACCAGGCCATGCAGGGGACGGTACTCGCCCATGTGGACGGCGGCGTGCCGAACATGATTGTGAATGTGCCGAAGCTCGATGCCTATACATTCGGGTATATGGTCTACTTCTTTGAGATCGCCTGTGCGATGAGCGGCTACCTGCTTGGTGTGAATCCATTCAACCAGCCGGGTGTGGAAGCGTACAAGCAGAACATGTTCGCCCTGCTCGGAAAATCAGGATTTGAGGACCTCAGAAAACAATTGAATGACAGACTCGGATAA
- the trpA gene encoding tryptophan synthase subunit alpha, with translation MSKFELEKAFGTLRTEDEKAFIAYIMAGDGGLQNLKGQIQSLEASGVSIVELGIPFSDPVADGPAIQAAGQRALAQGVTLEKVLVELARIRHEVSIPVVIMTYANPVLRLGADRFAELAHEAGVSGVIIPDVPLEEEYEFGAPLAKYDIAMIRFITLTSSEDRIKEVIEGAEGFIYAVTVNGTTGVREGFVDSLYDHLEKISQASDVPVCAGFGINDAEQAEKIGAHCDGVIVGSRIVNLLNEGKADEIRTLIPKNRDIAADATK, from the coding sequence ATGAGCAAATTCGAATTGGAAAAGGCATTCGGTACATTGAGGACAGAGGACGAGAAGGCGTTCATCGCGTATATCATGGCGGGCGACGGCGGCCTCCAGAATCTGAAGGGACAGATACAATCGCTTGAAGCATCCGGTGTATCGATCGTGGAGCTCGGCATCCCGTTTTCAGATCCCGTTGCAGACGGCCCGGCCATACAGGCGGCCGGCCAGCGCGCACTGGCGCAGGGGGTCACACTTGAGAAGGTGCTGGTCGAGCTTGCACGGATCAGGCACGAGGTATCCATCCCGGTCGTAATCATGACCTATGCCAATCCGGTGCTCCGCCTCGGTGCAGACCGTTTTGCGGAACTGGCACATGAAGCGGGCGTCTCAGGCGTCATCATTCCGGATGTACCCCTGGAGGAGGAGTACGAGTTCGGCGCGCCCCTTGCAAAGTATGACATCGCGATGATCCGCTTCATCACGCTGACGAGTTCGGAAGACCGCATCAAGGAAGTCATTGAAGGTGCTGAGGGCTTCATCTATGCAGTGACGGTCAACGGCACGACGGGTGTGAGGGAAGGCTTTGTCGACTCCCTCTACGACCATCTTGAGAAGATCAGCCAGGCGAGTGATGTGCCTGTCTGTGCCGGTTTCGGCATCAATGATGCGGAACAGGCGGAGAAGATCGGTGCACACTGTGATGGTGTCATCGTCGGCAGCCGCATCGTCAACCTGCTGAACGAAGGGAAGGCGGATGAAATAAGGACGCTCATCCCCAAAAATCGCGATATTGCAGCGGATGCGACAAAATAA
- the trpD gene encoding anthranilate phosphoribosyltransferase codes for MKPYLAKLSEREDLTFEEMSEAVSILLLDAVSDSEIAALLMALKAKGETVEEIAALVEVLRTHAMPIRRHIDGVMDNCGTGGDGSNSFNISTTSAFVLAGAGVKVAKHGNRSITSKTGSSDVLGEIGVSLSFDTEDIDILLDKNDIAFLFAPHAHPKIKQIMKVRHDLKVPTIFNLIGPLINPVALDYQFLGVYRKDKVEMMAQVLKRLGRKRAVVINGAGSMDEASLLGENHMTILDGGEITNMTFTPESVGLPAYPKEAITGGDSSENAQILLDVLSGRATPAQRDTILLNAGLGLFSAERAETIEEGIEKARESIDSGRALAKLNHLVTYTQEGGI; via the coding sequence ATGAAACCTTATCTGGCAAAATTGTCCGAGCGCGAGGATCTTACTTTCGAAGAGATGTCGGAAGCCGTGTCGATCCTGCTGCTGGATGCAGTCAGCGATAGTGAGATCGCAGCACTCCTCATGGCCTTGAAGGCGAAAGGTGAGACTGTGGAGGAGATTGCGGCACTCGTCGAAGTGCTGCGCACACATGCGATGCCGATCCGCCGCCATATCGATGGCGTGATGGACAACTGCGGTACTGGAGGGGACGGCTCGAACAGCTTCAACATCTCGACGACATCCGCCTTTGTACTGGCGGGTGCGGGCGTGAAGGTTGCGAAGCACGGTAACCGCAGCATCACGAGCAAGACGGGCAGTTCAGATGTATTGGGTGAAATCGGTGTTTCCCTATCATTCGACACGGAGGATATCGATATACTGCTCGACAAGAACGACATCGCATTCCTCTTTGCACCACACGCTCATCCGAAGATCAAGCAGATCATGAAGGTGCGGCACGACCTGAAGGTGCCGACGATCTTCAACCTGATCGGTCCGCTGATCAACCCGGTAGCCCTGGATTACCAGTTCCTCGGCGTCTACCGCAAGGATAAGGTGGAGATGATGGCACAGGTGCTGAAGCGTCTCGGCAGGAAGCGCGCCGTGGTCATCAACGGGGCAGGTTCGATGGATGAGGCATCCCTGCTCGGCGAAAACCACATGACGATACTTGACGGTGGTGAAATCACGAATATGACGTTCACCCCGGAATCGGTCGGCCTGCCGGCATATCCGAAGGAAGCGATCACCGGTGGCGACAGCAGTGAAAATGCACAGATCCTCCTTGATGTCCTCTCCGGACGGGCCACCCCGGCCCAGCGCGACACGATCCTGCTGAATGCGGGACTCGGACTGTTCAGTGCAGAGCGGGCGGAAACGATCGAGGAAGGCATAGAAAAAGCGCGGGAGAGCATCGATTCTGGCCGGGCACTTGCGAAATTGAACCACCTGGTTACCTATACACAAGAAGGCGGGATATAA
- the trpC gene encoding indole-3-glycerol phosphate synthase TrpC, giving the protein MAAILEEIISHKRIEIKSLDAQQIIRSRKPVSFRARLEDSETMAVIGEVKRASPSKGDINIGIRPEDQAAKYVSGGVDAISVLTDKNYFKGSMRDLEAVKCAVGVPVLNKDFIIDERQIDRAYLYGADVILLIVAALDDETLKRLYDYAGTYGLESIVEVHTEEEMERALAISPELIGVNNRDLKTFEVDLENTERLLAKYGDASTHFIAESGIKTEADAARMRDAGASALLVGETLMRAEQPDATIRSLKVTRG; this is encoded by the coding sequence ATGGCGGCAATACTTGAAGAGATCATTTCACATAAACGCATTGAAATAAAATCACTGGATGCCCAGCAGATCATCCGGAGCCGGAAGCCGGTATCCTTCAGGGCACGCCTTGAAGACTCGGAGACGATGGCTGTAATCGGAGAAGTGAAGCGGGCATCCCCTTCGAAAGGGGACATCAACATCGGCATCAGGCCTGAAGACCAGGCGGCAAAATACGTATCAGGCGGTGTGGATGCCATCTCCGTACTGACGGATAAGAACTACTTCAAGGGGTCCATGAGAGATCTTGAAGCGGTGAAATGTGCAGTCGGTGTACCGGTGCTGAACAAGGATTTCATCATCGACGAGCGGCAGATCGACCGGGCGTACCTGTACGGTGCCGATGTCATCCTGCTCATCGTGGCGGCCCTCGATGACGAAACGCTCAAACGTCTGTACGACTATGCCGGGACATATGGCCTGGAGTCGATCGTAGAAGTCCACACGGAAGAAGAGATGGAACGGGCGCTCGCAATAAGTCCTGAACTCATCGGCGTCAACAACCGGGACCTTAAGACATTCGAAGTGGATCTCGAAAACACCGAAAGGCTGCTCGCAAAATATGGCGATGCCTCCACGCACTTCATCGCAGAGAGCGGTATAAAGACCGAAGCGGATGCCGCACGCATGCGGGACGCAGGGGCAAGCGCGCTGCTTGTCGGCGAGACGCTGATGCGTGCAGAACAACCGGACGCGACCATCCGTTCACTCAAGGTGACGCGCGGATGA
- a CDS encoding DUF302 domain-containing protein — protein MFHYTVETDKPIEEAVSSLEASLKEEKFGVLWHFDIKETLESKGLEFEQPYRVLEVCNPQEAKNVLEENQMVGYFLPCKMVVYEDGGTTKIGLPKPTALIEMVNDDALKQFAQDIEDRLITCMDRAV, from the coding sequence ATGTTCCACTACACAGTAGAGACGGACAAACCCATTGAAGAGGCGGTATCATCACTTGAAGCGAGCCTTAAGGAGGAGAAGTTCGGCGTCCTGTGGCACTTCGACATCAAGGAGACGCTTGAATCGAAAGGCCTTGAATTCGAGCAGCCATACCGTGTCCTTGAAGTATGCAACCCGCAGGAAGCGAAGAACGTCCTCGAAGAGAACCAGATGGTCGGCTATTTCCTGCCGTGCAAGATGGTCGTCTATGAAGACGGGGGCACGACGAAGATCGGCCTGCCAAAACCGACGGCCCTGATTGAAATGGTCAACGATGACGCACTCAAGCAATTCGCCCAGGACATAGAGGACCGCCTGATCACATGCATGGACAGGGCGGTATAG
- the trpB gene encoding tryptophan synthase subunit beta codes for MEQIYTQPNENGHYGEYGGRYVPETLMGAIKELEAEYKSAQYDEAFQQELNYYLKDYVGRESPLYYAERLSEKAGGAKIYLKREDLNHTGAHKINNTIGQALLTKRMGKRKVVAETGAGQHGVATATVCALLDLECVVFMGKEDVKRQELNVFRMELLGAEVVSVDQGRGTLKDAVNEALRYWVANVEDTHYILGSAMGPHPFPQIVRDLQSVIGKETKQQMLDKEGRLPDAVVACIGGGSNAIGMFHPFIDDSGVRLVGVEASGHGIPSGEHAASLNEGSIGILHGAKMHLLQDEAGQVQEAYSISAGLDYPGIGPEHSHLKNIERAEYEHVTDEEALEAFKLLSHTEGIIPALESAHAVSHAVKMAAGMSPDETLVICLSGRGDKDVAQIKAREEGREL; via the coding sequence ATGGAACAGATCTACACTCAGCCGAATGAAAACGGCCACTACGGAGAATACGGCGGCAGATATGTGCCGGAGACACTGATGGGCGCCATCAAGGAACTGGAGGCGGAATATAAATCTGCCCAGTACGATGAAGCATTCCAGCAGGAGCTCAACTACTACTTGAAGGACTATGTCGGCAGGGAATCCCCGCTCTATTACGCGGAGCGCTTATCGGAAAAGGCCGGCGGGGCAAAAATCTACCTCAAGCGGGAGGACCTGAACCATACGGGCGCACATAAGATCAACAACACGATCGGTCAGGCGCTGCTCACGAAACGGATGGGCAAGAGGAAGGTGGTTGCCGAGACGGGGGCCGGCCAGCATGGGGTCGCGACAGCGACCGTATGTGCACTGCTGGACCTGGAATGCGTGGTCTTCATGGGCAAGGAGGACGTGAAGCGCCAGGAGCTGAACGTCTTCCGCATGGAGCTGCTCGGTGCCGAAGTCGTCAGCGTCGACCAGGGCAGGGGCACGCTCAAAGATGCCGTCAATGAAGCGCTGCGCTACTGGGTGGCGAATGTCGAGGATACGCACTACATTCTCGGTTCGGCGATGGGACCGCACCCGTTCCCGCAGATTGTGCGTGACCTGCAGTCGGTCATCGGCAAGGAGACGAAGCAGCAGATGCTCGATAAGGAAGGCAGGCTGCCCGATGCGGTCGTGGCATGCATCGGCGGAGGGAGCAATGCGATCGGCATGTTTCATCCATTCATCGATGACAGTGGGGTCCGTCTCGTCGGAGTCGAGGCCTCAGGCCATGGCATACCATCCGGGGAGCATGCAGCTTCATTGAATGAAGGATCCATCGGCATCCTTCATGGTGCCAAGATGCACCTCCTGCAGGACGAAGCAGGCCAGGTACAGGAGGCCTATTCCATCTCAGCCGGACTGGACTACCCGGGCATCGGACCGGAGCACAGCCACCTGAAGAATATCGAACGGGCGGAATACGAACATGTGACGGATGAGGAGGCGCTTGAAGCCTTCAAGCTGCTGTCGCATACCGAAGGCATCATCCCGGCGCTCGAGAGCGCCCATGCGGTATCGCATGCAGTGAAGATGGCGGCAGGGATGTCCCCGGATGAAACACTGGTCATCTGTCTGTCGGGACGCGGAGACAAGGACGTGGCACAGATCAAGGCAAGAGAGGAAGGAAGGGAACTATGA
- a CDS encoding MalY/PatB family protein, protein MKYDFDTPINRRNTYAMKWDGGELIKEFGLTERYDEDTIPLFTADMDFQVAEPVVEALRKTVDHQIFGYTIAPPAYYEAIQKWFSDKYDWEINKEEIIYAPGTVHSLNIAVKAFTGKGDGVIIQRPVYPPFTSAIEGNGRTVKNNMLKRDDSGHYHIDFEDFEALAKEDDTTMFIMCNPHNPTGNIFREDDLARLAKICRENGVTIIADEIHGDLIRLGETFTPIVKAASHTDHIVTLTAINKTFNLAGLHCTNVVITDEELRKQFQEEQGMSLPSPFTVSALIAAYTEGDEWLHQVREYIDGNIDFVIDFLSREMPKVKVERPAGTYVLWMDFSGYGITLEEVHDRIYNRANVLLEDGKMFGEEGDDFQRICVPSPRSVLEEALNRIADEFRDLN, encoded by the coding sequence ATGAAATATGATTTCGATACACCAATAAACAGAAGGAACACCTATGCCATGAAATGGGATGGCGGAGAACTGATCAAGGAGTTCGGGCTGACCGAGCGCTATGATGAGGATACGATCCCACTGTTCACTGCAGACATGGACTTCCAGGTGGCCGAACCGGTCGTCGAGGCGCTGAGGAAGACGGTGGATCATCAGATATTCGGCTATACGATAGCGCCGCCCGCCTACTATGAAGCCATCCAGAAGTGGTTTTCGGACAAATATGACTGGGAGATCAACAAGGAAGAGATCATATATGCCCCTGGGACGGTGCATTCCCTGAACATCGCGGTGAAGGCGTTCACCGGCAAAGGGGACGGCGTCATCATCCAGCGTCCGGTATATCCACCATTCACTTCAGCGATCGAAGGCAATGGGCGAACAGTGAAGAACAACATGCTGAAGCGGGATGATTCCGGCCATTATCATATCGATTTCGAAGACTTCGAGGCGCTGGCGAAAGAAGATGATACGACGATGTTCATCATGTGCAACCCGCACAACCCGACGGGCAACATCTTCAGGGAGGACGATCTTGCACGCCTTGCCAAGATCTGCCGTGAAAATGGCGTCACCATCATCGCGGATGAAATCCATGGGGACCTGATCCGCTTGGGTGAGACCTTCACACCGATCGTCAAGGCCGCATCCCACACGGATCACATCGTCACTTTGACGGCCATAAACAAGACATTCAACCTCGCAGGGCTGCACTGTACGAATGTGGTGATCACGGATGAGGAACTGAGGAAGCAGTTCCAGGAAGAACAGGGGATGAGCCTGCCGAGCCCGTTTACAGTCTCCGCCCTCATCGCCGCCTACACCGAAGGCGACGAGTGGCTCCATCAGGTCAGGGAGTACATCGACGGCAACATCGACTTCGTGATCGATTTCCTGTCACGTGAAATGCCGAAGGTCAAGGTGGAGCGTCCGGCAGGCACATATGTCCTGTGGATGGATTTCTCAGGATACGGCATCACGCTGGAGGAAGTGCACGACCGCATCTACAACAGGGCCAACGTGCTGCTTGAGGACGGAAAGATGTTCGGCGAGGAGGGCGATGACTTCCAGAGGATCTGTGTGCCTTCCCCAAGATCCGTGCTTGAAGAGGCGCTGAACCGCATCGCAGATGAATTCCGCGACCTGAACTAG
- a CDS encoding TetR/AcrR family transcriptional regulator: MSKISRKEETRKNLLDAFWSLYVEKPLEKITVKEITDLAGYNRGTFYTYFSDVYEVLEIQKAAVMPTEDMILDPLKEIRENGGKVEESLNGVSDYINEHGDRIAILLGPEGDPRFPHEMKARVRQIIMNFVHELGIREEIEYEYIIEYHISGMINMYQLWVENGQNLTECELSALYERVAHIGTLNITNSMLNDRDNP, translated from the coding sequence ATGTCGAAAATAAGTCGAAAAGAGGAGACGCGGAAAAATCTCCTGGATGCATTCTGGTCGCTCTATGTGGAGAAGCCGCTGGAAAAGATCACAGTCAAGGAAATCACGGATCTTGCCGGGTACAACCGGGGGACCTTCTACACCTATTTCTCCGATGTCTACGAAGTGCTGGAAATACAGAAGGCCGCAGTGATGCCGACAGAAGACATGATCCTCGATCCATTGAAGGAGATCAGGGAGAACGGCGGGAAGGTAGAGGAGTCGCTGAACGGCGTCTCCGATTATATCAATGAGCATGGTGACCGCATCGCCATACTGCTTGGTCCCGAGGGGGATCCGAGATTTCCGCATGAGATGAAGGCACGGGTACGTCAGATCATCATGAACTTCGTGCATGAACTGGGCATCAGGGAGGAAATCGAGTACGAATACATCATCGAATACCATATATCCGGCATGATCAACATGTACCAGCTGTGGGTGGAGAACGGCCAGAACCTCACGGAGTGTGAATTGAGTGCACTGTATGAGCGGGTGGCACACATCGGTACATTGAACATCACCAACAGCATGCTGAACGACCGGGATAATCCATGA